A stretch of DNA from Streptomyces rubradiris:
CCCGAACCCCCGGGCGCGGCGCCCGTGGTGGAAGAAGTGGCTCAGTGGGCCGGCGGCGCTCGCGTACGCGGTCGCCGTCGTCGGGGCGGGGGCCGGTGCCGTGATGACTCCGCTCGGGGATCATGTGCTGAAGTCGCTCTTCGACGAGCCGACCTGCCCCGGTGACGGAGCGGCCTGCGACGGCAAGAACCCGCAGAACCAGGGGTGCGGCGAGGACGCGGGCACCTTCAAGCCCACGGCGGGCAATCCCGCGCTCCTCCAGATCCGCTACAGCGAGGACTGCGAGGCGGTCTGGGCGAAGATCGAGCGGGGGAGTCCCGGCGACCAGGTGACGGTCGGCGTCACGGGCGGCAGGACGCGGACGGCCGACATCGATTACGGCGACGACCAGTTCACGCATATGGTGACGGTCCCCGACGGCGAGTTCCAGGTCACCGCGTGCGCGGTGCCGAAGCCCGGTGGCAAGAGCACCTACGAGCGGTACTGCATCCACGCCACCGAGGCCACCGCCTGGCGGTGACCGGCCTCGCCCCGCCCGTTTTGCCCGGCCCGGGTCAGACCCGTTCCGGCGCCGCCTCCGTGGCCGGGCGTATCTCCGGTGTCTCCAGGGCCGCCGCCGTCCGCTCGGCCGTCCGGCGTGCCCAGCGGCCGCTGGTCAGCAGGCCGAGGACCAGGACGGCGAGGCCGCAGCCGGCGAGGATCCACCAGCCGGGGCGGGCCGCCGCGACGAACGTCCGACGGTACGGCGACGAGCCTGTGCCGGAGGCCAGGACCGCGCCGATCACCGCGACGCCGAGCGTCGAGCCCAGTTGCCGGCTGGTGGAGGCGACGGCGGCGGCGACCCCCGCCTGGGTGCGGGGCATGCCCGACACCGCCGTGTTGGTGATCGGCGCGTTCACGAAGCCGAAGCCGATCCCGAAGAGGGCGTAGCCGAGCACCAGGGTGGCGTTCTCCGTCTCCGCCTCGAACGCGGCGAACAGGACACCGCTCGCGGTCATCGCCGCACCCGCCACCAGCAGCGAGAGACGCGGGCCGCGGCTGCCGACCAGGCGGCCGGACAACGGGGCGCACAGGAACATCGGCACGGCCATCGGCAGCATCCACAGGCCCGCGTGCAGGGCGTCGAGACCGCGCACGTTCTGCAGGTACAGCGTGGACAGGAACAGGAAGCCGCCCAGGGACGCGAACGCGCCGATCGCGATCACGGTGGCGCCGCTGAACGGGGCCGAACGGAAGAAACGCAGGTCGATGAGGGGTTCGGCGCGCCGGGGCTCGTACCAGAGGAGGGCCACGAGGGCGGCCACGGCGATCGCGGCGAAGGGGAGCACGGGCCCGGCGCCGGATTCCGGTGCCTCGATGATCGCGTACGTCAGCGCGCCGAACAGGGCGATCACCAGCAACTGGCCGACCGGGTCGGGGCGGCGGGCCCGGGGCGCGCGGGACTCGGGGACGTAGCGCAGGGTGAGCAGCAGGGCCGCGAGGCCGACCGGGAGGTTGAGCCAGAAGATGGCGCGCCAGCTCACCGACTGCACCAGCAGCCCGCCGACCAGCGGGCCCGCCGCCATGGCGATGCCGACGACCGCGCCCCACACGCCGATCGCGCGGGCGCGTTCGCGGGGGTCGGTGAAGGTGTTGGTGATGATCGACATGGCGACCGGGTTGAGCATCGAGCCGCCCACCGCCTGGACCATGCGGAACACGACGAGCAGCTCCAGGTCCGGGGCGAGGGAGCAGAGCACCGACCCCGCGGTGAACAGGGCCAGGCCCGTCATGAACACGCGCTTGCGGCCGATCCGGTCGGCGGTGGAGCCGGCGAGCATGAGCAGCGAGGCCAGTACGAGCGTGTAGGCGTCGATGGTCCACTGCAGACCGGAGGTGGTGGCGCCCAGATCGCGCTGCATCGCGGGCAGTGCCACGTTCAGCGCGGTGGTGTCCAGGCTCACGATCAGCAGGCTCGTACAGCAGATCGCGAGCACGAGCATGCGGCGGTGACGGCTCAACTCGGGCATGCGTGCCATCGTACGCCGATTTCGATAGTGCGTCTAACTAATGAATTTTGCACGGTCTTTGCCGGGCAGCCGGAGGCCGAGCCCCATCAGCCCCAGCAGCCCGGCCGCCTGCACCGCCAGCACCACCGCCAGCGCCCCTCGCATCCCGGCCCCCGGGACCAGCGACAGGAACAGCGAGCCGAGCGACGCCACCCCGACCGCCAGGCACGACTGCTGGAGCGTGGCCGCGAGCCCGCTGCCCGTCCCGGCCAGCCGGTCCGGGATCGCCGCCAGCAGGAACCGGAAGTACAGCGGCAGCTGCAGACCCTGGCCGATCCCGCACAGCGCCAGGCCCGGCGCCAGCGCCAGCGGGCTCAGGTGCGGCCACGGGCCCAGCAGCGCGGTCGCGGCCATCGTCGCCAGGCCCGCGATGTGCGCCACCGCCGCCAGCGCCACCGCCCGCCCGCCGAACCGCGCC
This window harbors:
- a CDS encoding MFS transporter; this translates as MPELSRHRRMLVLAICCTSLLIVSLDTTALNVALPAMQRDLGATTSGLQWTIDAYTLVLASLLMLAGSTADRIGRKRVFMTGLALFTAGSVLCSLAPDLELLVVFRMVQAVGGSMLNPVAMSIITNTFTDPRERARAIGVWGAVVGIAMAAGPLVGGLLVQSVSWRAIFWLNLPVGLAALLLTLRYVPESRAPRARRPDPVGQLLVIALFGALTYAIIEAPESGAGPVLPFAAIAVAALVALLWYEPRRAEPLIDLRFFRSAPFSGATVIAIGAFASLGGFLFLSTLYLQNVRGLDALHAGLWMLPMAVPMFLCAPLSGRLVGSRGPRLSLLVAGAAMTASGVLFAAFEAETENATLVLGYALFGIGFGFVNAPITNTAVSGMPRTQAGVAAAVASTSRQLGSTLGVAVIGAVLASGTGSSPYRRTFVAAARPGWWILAGCGLAVLVLGLLTSGRWARRTAERTAAALETPEIRPATEAAPERV
- a CDS encoding DUF2690 domain-containing protein, whose amino-acid sequence is MTTADTDDDSAAPADPPNPRARRPWWKKWLSGPAALAYAVAVVGAGAGAVMTPLGDHVLKSLFDEPTCPGDGAACDGKNPQNQGCGEDAGTFKPTAGNPALLQIRYSEDCEAVWAKIERGSPGDQVTVGVTGGRTRTADIDYGDDQFTHMVTVPDGEFQVTACAVPKPGGKSTYERYCIHATEATAWR